The window atgataacaacaaAAGATTACTGTAGgtggttttggcaatttctagacGATTATTACCTTGTTTTCCTGAGGTCCTTGGCTGCAAGTACAAATTGCATTAACTCAGTCAACCATAAATCAGCATATGactatattttgaacttttaaagccagttcCTCTCCCCTACCAGTAGTAGCTGGAGACTGACTGACTTAGGGAAAGCTTCATCTGAGTCGGCTAGTTAAGGTCCTCACACCTAATGGTCAATCCTGGAACTCCTCATAACAGTCAGTATGGTTAGCATAAAGTTTACTTTCTGAACTGAAAAAATGATATGGAATGGTGACCAATGGAAATTTCATGTTGAGAGAGTGAACATTAGGATAGAACCTGTCTGGTTACAACCTACTGGCTGTCAAATGTAAAAGATGGTTTACCAGCCGTTATCTTCTCTAAGTGCAGTATGATTGACGAGATAGGAGTCTGGTGGGTACTAGCTTATGGGTTTAACAGGCCAGTGATTGTGGCGCTACAGAAATACCAAATACCAGGATATGGTAACACTTCTTATAACTTTTAAGATATTATTTTGGTACAATGAATATCAGTGTTTAACTTTGAGATCtgccctcttttcctttttctctctgACAACAAAGAACTTTCTCAGTGTTTCTTCTGGCAGAACCTAATAAATACTTTTCTCACAGACTAATACAGCAtaatagttaaaacaaaaaagcaagtcCATATAACAAATGACTTAATAAATGGAAATGCAAGCAATACAAAGTAaatatagtaatagtaataaaaggCAGCAAAAAACGCCAACAGtatgaagtacagtatatgaaagaatAATTTCTTAAGTAGGTTATGATTATGAATGCAAAGATTATTGAATACATACAGCAGACCAGAGTGATATTGTGTATTAATTGAGTATTCTGAATAGAGATAAGAACAGTTTTGTGGATAACTTTTAACTTTGATGCAGCATATTGATTAAAATATGAAGAAACTATATAGCTACAATATCAAACATTACATCATGACAAGTGTTATAGTAGTTTATTCAAACAATCACTTTAAATTCTTATTCTGTATGCTTTCCCATTTCACTtaactagaaaattaaaaaaatatttattaatatatttaaaacataaaatataataagtAAGGCAGCAATCTTCATTATAAGGCAATATAATCTTCCcattatacagtgaattcagaaagtatttagatctgttcacttttttgcattttattgtgttgtagatttagttttaaatggatacattttaaatttttgcccataaatatataattattaatcTATAAAagtcaaaacatgttttcagaaaggcttgggaatttattaaaaatcaaaacctaaaatCTCTCATTTCTGTAAGTATATAGAGACTTAAATCAGCAATTCTAACTTTGAGTCTTCTTAGGTAAGTCTCTAcgagctttgcacatctggattcggacagtttatcccattcattctggcagatcttctcaagcaaaattagattggatgggatgcAACTGTAAACtgctatcttcaggtctctccccaGATGGGGGTATGAGGTTTGTGTCTGAGCTTTGGCCGAGCCATTCAAGAACAGAGTTCCAAAGTGCTTTCATTTCACAAAtattgaggccactgtactcCTGGGAACATTCAAAACTTTAGATTTGATTtcatacccttgccctgatctttgCTTGACCACAAttttccttggacttcatgacttgaCTTTTGTCCTGACACGCAGTGTGAGTTATGGAACCTTATATACTATACACGTGTGTgcttttgtaaatgatgtccagtcaattcactTTGCCACATGTGCACTCCAATCAAATTCTAGACACATgtcaagaagaattaaagcaaacaggatacacctgaccacaatttatgAGTGCCAGAGCAATTGATCTGAATACTTGAGAGAGAATACTttggagatttcagtttttgacttttaaaataaatttccaaaacCCTTCTGGAAAtatgttttcaatttgtcattatgggttacttaGTGTAGAGTGacaggcaaaaatagcaaatgtatccatttataatgaaatttacaacacaaagtgtgcagaaagtgaaggggtctgaatactttctaaatccactgtaaatTAGCCAAGAACTAAGCCCGGCAAAGAATAATGGTAGTAACGTAACAGTCTAATATGTGCATAAATCAACTCAGCACTGTGCTAACATTGTTAAGTCTTAATAGTTGACCAGTAGAGGCTCTAGTCCACAGACCTTAAAATTATTTGGTTTTATAATACCTACACATCTTGCTGTTTGTCAAATGCATAATCcaacatttagcattcatttaatttaaaaagatgggCCTGTGTGACACAAAACATTAATACTATTTCATTACCATCATAGCAACCTAAAAAATACTAAATGCAATAAACTTGTTGGAAAAtagtttacattttataataaggcCTGTATGATAAAACAGTTTTAATCATTTGGAATGATTATCAGGGGGCCTTTGTCAGATGACCCAGGACTGAAAACAGGATACAGTGGTTTAGTTGTGTCAACATTACATTTGTGTAAATGTGACCTGGTTTCTATGTCAGTGAAGTACAGCATTGACTTCTTAAAGTCCAGGTAAACTCTTATCTTTCTGGGTCTTTGCGACGCATCCATTATTTCACCAGAACTAGCTTCAAGTGTCTTCCCCTTTGATAGACTGAGGACCCAGTCTAACCCCTTGCTATTTGGGGTATACTTCTTTTCCTTTACAGTTTCCTCATTCCGAGTCACTCCCAGAGCCCAGCTGCCTTTTTCTCCTACTTCTACATTCCACGTATAATTTCTGGCCAACTGTTTGCTACCTAGGGCACAGGGCCATTTGGTTGCTTCTGGACCCGGATTGATCTTTATTAACTTCACTTGTTTTCCATCATCGGTCACTGTGAGCTCTTCATGATGTTCTTCATGCGATATGGTCACAGTATAAtctaaaaaagacaacaaaattatTGACTCTTTCTCACAAACCAGAAATTTCACTTAAATAAGAACCACTGCTTCATGACTTTATTTAGCAAGTCTTCTAAAAcacactgcttttttattttaaaacagattgAATTCCTACTGGAATTAATCTTAGATTTGTATATATTACATTGGTCGATGCATCCTAAACAGTTACAAAGCTATTATAGAATGTATACCTAATCAGTAAAtaaccattttacttttttatgatgCTCCCCAGGACTCCTCTTACATTAACCATTGCACTACTGAGGTCAATGTAGCTATTATTGATGAGACTGGCTCCAAAAAATATCTCAAGAATAGTGAAGgcttggaacatcatggtgtgaTTTCTCTGTGCAGACTGTTGGAAAAACAATGCAACAATGTGCAGCATAACCAGGATCAGGAAACAGATCCCCATGGGCCATATCCGGCACAAAAGCTTTGTTAGGCCCCAAGCCATCTCTAACCCATGGTTATTTGTTACCATATCCCCTTTTTAGTTTTCATAATTCTTTGGCATTTCAAAGAATATGAATGATCACAAATAACTATATGTTTTAATAGGTTTTTGGTTAAATTTGATCTAggggcatacatttttttttactaattaaggaaataaatTAGTTTTGACATGGATGAATACATAGCAAAAGTCAACACCTCAAAATCAATAAACCAAGCAAACCAAAGCACAATATACAAAACAGTTATGATCTGCTGAACTCAGAGGGGGTTTGACTGTACATTCATAAGCACTGTCATACATCATCTAAGAGATGGCTCGTTTAATAACTGTTACACTCCGTGCCAGAGGGTGCTGGTGGTGttgtttaatgcttttttgttatTCCCCTCTGCAGAAAGAATAATTAGCAGTATGTCATAACCAGCTCTAATACCACCTTGGGGCAGTCATGAAGAAGGCTGACATATGAACAAGATAACGTTTGATTGATGCAatcttttttccatttccttttggCCATTACAATATATGTAAGTCACTATAGTGCCCTAAATCTTTCTGACGTTTCTTGTGTCTTCTTACAGCACCTTTAATATTCCCAGAGCACTGATCACACACTCTGTGTTGTTTAGTGAAGACTGATTAAAATCTTAGCATTTCAAGTTGCTGGTATCAACCTGAAGATACTGTTAGCTGCTTTATAAAGATTTCCTTGTTGCCAACCTCAGGTGAATATACACAATCGTAAATGATGATTTGTGGAAACCCTTAGCAAAACAATGAGACAGACAAAAGTTCCACATCTGTTGTGCACACTCTTTCTCTAACCATCACCaatttgcactattatttatttacataaaggcAGAAACCCTAGGCATGTAATCTACAAGGGATGGCTATGTCTCTTTACAGACAAATAGCTGGAATCACATCCATTTTTCATCATACTGTCATCAGAatcaatttcagacaaagacgaTTCTGTATGACATGTAACACATACATCTCTATGATAGTAGATGAAAGCACACATGCTTGACATTTATCCAGTTTTCTCCATACAGACTGAAACCATACAGACTGAAACCTTACCATGATGACAGAAGGTAAGTGAGGTTGCATTTCCTCATTTTTCTCAAATACCTCTTAATTTTACCGTTTTGGTGTTCCTTTCAGGTTACATGACTTTTAGAACAAGTTTCTGGATTAAAGACAGAAGTCAGGTTTACTAAGGAATCAACTGGTAGATTTGTGTATTCAGACAGGTTCAACTGAAACAGTTTCTCTCTGCCATACATAATCTGTGGTCGATTTGGAGCTGACATCAGATGTAAATCAGAGCAAATAACAAAGATACATTCATTGACTTCTCTGTAACACTGTTATAGCCACACACTGAGAAAAGATTAGGACAGGGAAAAAAGATGTAGCAAATCAGTCCTGCTATCGGTCACTACAAGTACAGTGGTCACAGTCCACACTGTTGTTCTGATTCTTGCAATTTGAGTTCTTCCTTCAGCTCACTACATATCCACTGACATTTGTAGCCCACTGTTCTCTGGTGATTTTTAGAAAAACAACTGCATTGTTACATGCTGCGATTTTTTTTCAAAGCTCCGATATGAAAGAGtactattaaataaagaaaacattactGCTCCCTTTTAAGTGAAAAACCCATTCACATATGAAACTGGGAAATTATCTGGTCAGCCATCCCAAGAATTTAATGGGATTCATTCATTTAAACAAATCAGGATGACCCATCAATATTCAAAGTTATTTTACATGaacttttgttttcttgaaaTTAGGTCAGGGACTTAAGTGCAGAGGGTGTGTGATCATCCACTGCACTTGTTTCTAAAAGAAAATATAGGGGTGTGCAGCAGAGTAGGTTCAATGACTGAATGCTGTGtccattatatttaattttacttatgtgttattttacacaataCAGAAAGATTCCTTGGAGACATAAATAACACTGTGGACCATAAACTAAAATCAAGAAAAGCTACATGCAAAGAcacaagtatatatatttttccaaaaagctgTACTAAGCCCAGTTTCCACAACAGGTGCACCACACATTCCAGTCCATACAGTTTGATCTTCTCTCACTAAGTTCATAGTTGTCACAGAATACTGCACATTTTGCTGGTGGAAACCTACTGGCAAATTCCTGGGCTAGTCTAGTTTGGCTGCTAAGGGTGTGTGCCCTGATAAATGATACATGTTCCAGCACATTTGCCTATCATTTTGAAGATATAATACGTGACACTGCATAGTAGTAAAAGTAGAACACTTTCATTATTCATTTAGTCtgataaaactttaaaatgaatgtctgTGAGACTCAGGGACTGTAGATCAGTGATAGTGATGTGtaatacagggtgaggcagaaaggacggatgttttttacaaaatcacaaaattgttaattttttcttacaaagaaatttattgaaagatttgagttcatattgaaatagcatttgacaaaatcaagtgtggaaaacaacatctcccataTGGTGTTcgttatcactgatgcatttctgaaggcgttcatggaagttggcctccactctAATCAACATCTCTCTGTCGATTTGGGCGACTTCCACGCAaatggcttccttcagttcctccaatgtaTGGGGCTTATGCTCATTtacatgtgccttgaggtgaccccacaagaaataatcacacatggataagtcaggggagcgaggaggccaatgaatgtcaccaaacctggaaatgaggtgaccagggaagagagggcgaataacatccattgatgctctaACTGTGTGGGCTGTAGTCCCATCCTGTTACGTTTTCGtcgtaattcaggtaaaaagaaaTTGTTTATCACCTCGACATAGTGCTCCAAACTattactgaggccaagttcagaagaatgcttccgagcagatcgacttggactgcgcagcagggctagtcatacgctttccacattttcaggggtacgtGCCGTTCGTGTAGTCCCCAgcggtcttttgttcattagtgtacctcaTGTACGAAGTGCTTTAACCCAACGTAGGATAGTGTTATGAGtgggaacagctttatttctgtgtcTATAGAAATGGCAACGAAACTCACGCTGAACTGCGGTAATAGGttggttgttcttgacaaaacagtcgtACGCAAAAACGCGGTGTTCTATCATCCAcggctccatggcttcaactaaaaagaagataaaaaaatgcTACGACTTTGCGAACCTAACTCCACCTACCGCACATCTGTCACTTaacctagtggtgagttctagctatttcaaagacgtccgtcctttctgcctcaccctgtattagggcacctcagggaactgttcCATCTTCCTAACTTTTTACCCCCTACATAATGAACTTTCAGTATAATATAAGCTCTCGACATCTACAGAAGTTCTCAGACAACCCCTACATCATAGGTTTGTACTGATAATGGAGAAAAGTCAGAGAATGACGGAGGACTTTGTCTTATGATGAAGGAAGAACCATTTGCAGAtcaacatcaacaagacaaaagtgttggtggtggacttccagtgCGTTAAAGAGCCTCTATAACCAGTCACCATCCAGAGGGAGGAAGTGGAGGTGGTCCAGAGCTGCAAGTATTTGGAGTACATatgaacagcaaactggactgatCTAACAACACAGTGGCAGTGTATGAGAAGGGCCAGATCAGATTGCACTTCCTGAGGAGACTCAGGTGTTTTGCTACTGGAAATTTTTAGTAGTTTATCATAGCCAGAATATTGTTCTACATGGTGGTCTACTGGGGAAGCAACTTAAAGTCAGGCAAAGCAAAATGAATGAACACACTTATTATTAATGCCAGGTCCATTACAGGACTGACCCTGGACACTCTGGAGACTGTTGTTGAAAAGGGATGTTGGCAAAACTGGGTGTCATCATGCACAATTCTGCTTATCCACTCATTGTGGGGTTATTGGTGCTTTCTTAGAGTACTTTCAGCCACAGGGATCCATAGGAAAATAGTGCAGACTTCAATATACTAGTTATTTTTAGCATGAAATTTATTGTATTACATGTTTTAATCTAttgtcttattttgtattttatgtttttgctgtggtATGCATTAGAATTTCTCCTTGGGCATTAATAAAGTACAtttgagaacattagaacactgtagatgagaacaggccattttgcccaacaaagctcgccagtcctatcaacttatttcttccaaaaaaaacatcaagtcgagttttgaaagtccctaacgtcttactgtctactatactacttggtagcttattccaagtgtctgtcgttctttatgtaaagaaaaacttcctaatgtttccaACTAtgaccctgtgttcttgatgaactcattttaaaataacagtctcgatccactgtattaattcccttcataattttaaacacttcaatcatccatccatccattatccaacctggtatatcctaactacagggtcacaggggtctgctgaagccaatcccagccaacacagggcgcaaggcaggaacaaatcccgggcagggcatcagacacacaaacacacacacacacacaccaagcacacactaggggcaatttaggatcgccagtgcacccaacctgcatgtctttggactgtgggaggaaactggagtacccggaggaaaccgatggagacacggggagaacatgcaaactccatgcagggaggacctgggaggagaacccgggtctcctaactgcgaggcagcagcgctaccactgcgccaccgtgccaccccacttcaatcatgtctcctcttaatcttcttttgctttaactgtatagggtcagctcttttaatctttcctcataattcaacccctgtagccctggaatcagcctagtcgctcttctctattCTCTAATCTAGTCTTATATAAACTACTATAAATACTCATGTATAAATCAGGtcttgagttttccgcatttgacttatacgaccaacattataaaataccagaaattatacagtaaaatcaagtcccgacttatccgcgagtatatacggtaataaaaaaAACTAGTTTGATTTATACTGCGAATGATCTCTAAACACATAAACACAGCCATCATAACAGGCAACATACCTAGGCGTTTAGTTCGTGATGATTGAATTTCATCCTACTAGTCTATAACCTAGTGCTATATTGAAGTTTTTATCATACTTGTAGATAACATGACTGGATTTCTGTCCAGTATTATTGCAAATGGCAGTTGGCATGCTTTAGAAGCTGAAGTAACTTATGTGGGGCAAAcaccatttaaaaatgaaattactagTGTTACAAATGCACAGAAAAATACCCTTTTAGGAGAGCAAGTGCCATGGAATAACAGAAGAACTCATTACAGTGGTGTCAGAATCTCTTggctacttactgtatatgtttgcctttttattataatgcataAGATTATTATACTCcagttatattttcatttttttctacgtTGTTTTTGTGGTGCCTTTGCAGTGCTATTTTGTATTTAGCTTTGGATAGCAGTTGCTGCTAATTTGTGTGTTTCTGCACGACCACAGCCATATTGTTTCAGTGACATGCAATATCATAGCTCCAACTTATAGAAGATGCCATCACACTGCTTTTTGCATCCAAACCTTGGAATAAAATACAAACTATAGAGGTGAAGAATTGTAATTACAATTTGAGAGAGGCATAAGGACTGACAGGACCATTTGTTCTTTTTACTTGACTATACTTTCTAGCTCATGTTTTGGTTTGTTCCTGATGTTTCAACCTATAAGATGTGACCTACCCCTGCACCACTGACAATGCTTATGTTTGAGCCCTTATTTGTACCGTCATCCCCTGGTCTTATACCAAGAATTTTCCTCAGAGTGTTAACCAAACATCACCTTGATTAAAACAAGTGGTCTTTAATGTTCCATTTAGAATcaaaatcacttttatttgccactacttaatgtacaggaatttaactTGGTAGGTTTTGggctgcttataacagaacacaataTCATATACAAATAATATAAGTTAAACAACATTCATTATAAACAGTTGCAGAATAGTGCAATTATAAAGATGTGTGAATGATGTGCAaaagaaggtgtgtgtgtgtgtatagtgtgAATGCACaaacatatacatgtacatataatgtacatacacacattcacaccTTCAAATATGAAAGAAAGGCTAAATTGCTGGTTTGTGAGGGCTGTGGCTCTGGGGAAGAAACTGTTTAGTTGTCAATTAGtgttagttttaattgacctaaaGCATTTGCCATAGGGTATTTTATGGAGCAAGTGATGACCTGGGTGAGAGGAGTCCATTgtgatccttttgacatggtttATGACTCTAGATGTATACAGGTCTGCAACAGGCAGAAGAGCACAGCCAGTTATTTTCTCGGCTGACCTCACACCACACtgccatttatttttggagtggaaTGTTAAAGAACCAAACCAtacaacaatccatccatccatccattttccaacccgctgaatccaaacacagggtcacgggggtatgctggagccaatcccagacaacatagggcacaaggcaggaaccaatcctgggcagggtgccaacccaccgcagccatacAACAATGGATAATGTAATCACACTTTCAGTTATGGCTTTGTAAGAATTGTACTAGGATGGTCTGggaatatttaatttgtttagttGGCATAAAAAGTACAGAGCTTTTTTAGTGATGAAAGTGATGTTCATGTCTCAACAGAGTATAAGTGACAGTTGTGCTCAAATATGAGGaggattattaataa of the Erpetoichthys calabaricus chromosome 2, fErpCal1.3, whole genome shotgun sequence genome contains:
- the LOC114645811 gene encoding butyrophilin subfamily 1 member A1-like, encoding MEDSMKNNEQHNNCPKKDEKNIWMTATIILLTLLLVFFIFIIWLLIKFRKEKAKFKRDNEDLRLSLSAENYVSNKELIKMNKYSDYTVTISHEEHHEELTVTDDGKQVKLIKINPGPEATKWPCALGSKQLARNYTWNVEVGEKGSWALGVTRNEETVKEKKYTPNSKGLDWVLSLSKGKTLEASSGEIMDASQRPRKIRVYLDFKKSMLYFTDIETRSHLHKCNVDTTKPLYPVFSPGSSDKGPLIIIPND